A window of the Dickeya dianthicola NCPPB 453 genome harbors these coding sequences:
- the cpxP gene encoding cell-envelope stress modulator CpxP, with product MRGTIITLSFASLLMLVTGTVMATENDAPELGNCYRDDSAMKREESQQGMFDGVKLTEHQRQQMRDLMRQVRHEQPVYDANDVEMMHRLVTAEKFDAPAVQAQVARMVQAQIARQVEIVRVSNQMYNMLTPEQKSILNQKHEQAMQSVRQQMSASESSSQNLELSRQGQDESTDQ from the coding sequence ATGCGGGGCACCATCATCACGTTATCTTTTGCTTCACTGCTGATGTTGGTAACCGGCACCGTGATGGCGACCGAAAACGATGCCCCCGAATTGGGGAACTGCTATCGCGATGACTCTGCCATGAAACGCGAAGAGAGTCAGCAGGGCATGTTCGACGGTGTGAAGTTGACGGAACATCAGCGTCAACAAATGCGTGACCTGATGCGGCAAGTCCGCCATGAGCAGCCAGTCTATGACGCGAACGATGTGGAAATGATGCATCGGCTGGTGACGGCGGAGAAATTTGACGCTCCGGCGGTGCAGGCGCAGGTCGCCAGAATGGTTCAGGCGCAAATTGCGCGCCAGGTAGAGATAGTCCGGGTGAGCAACCAGATGTACAACATGCTGACGCCGGAGCAAAAATCGATTCTGAACCAGAAGCATGAACAGGCGATGCAGAGCGTGCGGCAGCAGATGTCGGCGTCCGAATCAAGTAGCCAGAATTTGGAACTGTCCCGTCAGGGGCAGGATGAGAGTACCGATCAGTGA
- a CDS encoding phage tail protein, which translates to MSTKYIALLTQVGAARLANAVALGKQLEITQMGVGDGGGTLPTPDTTQTKLINEKRRAPLNSLSIDPANANQIIAEQVIPENEGGFWLREIGLYDADDNLVAVANCPETYKPQLQEGSGRVQTVRMILVVSQAAGVSLKIDPAVVLASRQYVDNMALAKAKNGADIADKARFIENLGVRSSFSGVIGMTRNAMMNISSVSASATYTADELIVGTALGGNQYRIGSFKQTIDLTKNGVGGMDTGTVPDEGFVGVYAIYNPATMASGLLAVNATAVKLPEIYNGVNMPNGYIASALLTVVPVNKGMFTLLSVRGRDVYTSPKRIYFILTTIADFNIPISAIIPLNAKYLSGYVRQSSTASGLLSMTITGSENLLSGQQMTAYIMENGLISQNYSDIVIVNDGTISIATSNATLGNATFDAYASRYSI; encoded by the coding sequence ATGAGCACAAAATATATCGCTCTGCTTACCCAGGTTGGGGCAGCCAGGTTGGCGAATGCGGTTGCGCTGGGAAAACAGCTGGAAATTACCCAAATGGGAGTGGGCGACGGTGGTGGTACGCTGCCTACGCCGGATACGACACAAACCAAGCTGATTAATGAAAAACGGCGCGCGCCGCTCAATTCACTGAGCATCGATCCGGCCAATGCCAATCAGATTATTGCCGAGCAGGTGATCCCGGAAAATGAAGGCGGGTTCTGGCTACGTGAAATCGGCTTGTATGACGCCGATGACAACCTGGTGGCGGTAGCCAACTGCCCCGAAACCTATAAGCCGCAGTTGCAGGAAGGTTCTGGCCGCGTGCAGACGGTACGTATGATTTTGGTGGTGAGCCAGGCTGCTGGGGTATCGTTGAAAATCGACCCGGCGGTGGTGCTGGCAAGCCGACAGTATGTGGACAACATGGCTTTGGCTAAAGCGAAAAATGGTGCGGATATTGCGGATAAAGCCCGGTTTATAGAGAATTTGGGCGTGAGGAGTTCATTCTCCGGCGTGATCGGTATGACACGCAATGCCATGATGAATATTTCCTCCGTTTCTGCCAGCGCTACCTATACTGCCGATGAACTCATTGTTGGGACTGCTCTGGGTGGAAATCAATATCGAATAGGCTCGTTCAAGCAAACGATCGATCTGACAAAAAATGGCGTTGGGGGGATGGATACAGGAACCGTTCCTGATGAAGGGTTTGTGGGGGTTTATGCCATTTATAATCCGGCGACGATGGCATCTGGTCTGCTCGCGGTTAACGCCACTGCCGTTAAATTGCCGGAGATCTATAATGGAGTCAATATGCCGAATGGATATATCGCATCGGCATTATTGACGGTTGTTCCGGTCAATAAAGGGATGTTTACCCTATTGTCTGTTCGAGGGCGAGACGTATATACATCACCAAAGAGAATATATTTTATTTTAACAACCATAGCAGATTTTAATATTCCTATTAGTGCTATTATTCCATTAAATGCTAAATATTTAAGTGGATATGTTCGACAAAGTAGCACTGCTTCTGGGTTATTATCGATGACAATTACTGGTAGTGAGAATCTTTTATCTGGACAGCAGATGACAGCCTATATTATGGAAAATGGACTTATCTCGCAGAATTATTCTGATATTGTAATCGTTAATGATGGCACTATTTCTATTGCCACAAGTAATGCAACGTTAGGAAATGCAACATTTGACGCTTATGCTTCTAGATACTCGATATAA
- a CDS encoding FkbM family methyltransferase — MLRKIRELIFKAIGLNRIQSDMNKLHSELHQNSIELGEIRSSINKLTHNMSQVQPHDNEVDQIKLFDHLIQKRLDEKLNFYFRWRFPVQFSDNGQTFIHTNDGHRLFVDAKEPFITLHLLEHGEWETPVRRELRRLLTPTSTFIDVGANIGLHTLYATTLIGESGRIIALEPHPVTREILRKNLEINGLLDRVTISPLAISNEDNSTVLFEYFAEHPAMSGLKISKEILEKFNGTIERTEVNTITIDTLVSNYNIIPDLVKIDVEGFEYSVLEGCKKTIQDYPQVRFLMEYEKVMAESVMKPGIGSEIASFFESKGFHVYRVDENELYPMSYSEFSNDSRGDYVFSQSCL, encoded by the coding sequence ATGTTAAGAAAGATCAGAGAGTTGATATTCAAAGCAATCGGGTTGAACAGAATACAATCCGATATGAATAAATTACATTCAGAGCTCCACCAAAATAGTATAGAACTTGGTGAGATTCGGTCATCAATTAATAAATTGACTCATAATATGAGTCAAGTACAACCTCATGATAATGAAGTTGATCAGATAAAACTGTTTGATCATTTAATTCAAAAAAGGCTTGATGAGAAACTCAATTTCTATTTTCGATGGCGTTTCCCTGTCCAGTTTAGCGATAATGGACAAACTTTTATTCATACAAATGATGGGCATCGGCTATTTGTTGACGCAAAAGAGCCATTTATAACATTACACTTACTTGAGCATGGTGAATGGGAAACCCCTGTACGCAGAGAACTTCGGCGGTTACTTACCCCTACTAGTACATTCATTGATGTTGGTGCCAACATTGGATTGCATACATTGTATGCTACAACACTGATTGGTGAATCCGGCCGTATTATTGCGCTAGAACCACATCCAGTTACACGAGAAATTTTGAGAAAAAACCTTGAAATCAACGGCCTTCTGGATCGAGTTACGATATCTCCCCTGGCAATTTCAAATGAAGATAACAGCACTGTACTTTTTGAGTACTTTGCTGAACATCCGGCTATGTCCGGACTAAAAATATCAAAAGAAATACTGGAGAAGTTCAACGGGACAATAGAACGAACCGAAGTGAATACTATTACAATTGATACCTTGGTATCCAATTATAACATCATTCCTGACCTAGTAAAAATAGATGTGGAAGGCTTTGAATACTCAGTTCTTGAAGGATGTAAAAAAACTATTCAAGACTATCCTCAGGTCCGATTCCTAATGGAATATGAAAAGGTTATGGCAGAGTCTGTAATGAAACCTGGAATCGGTTCTGAAATTGCCAGCTTTTTCGAATCCAAAGGATTTCATGTGTACCGTGTCGATGAAAATGAATTGTATCCAATGAGTTACTCTGAATTCTCAAATGACTCACGTGGAGATTATGTTTTCTCTCAATCATGCCTATAA
- a CDS encoding 2TM domain-containing protein → MNTIKSQRLARAWSQEQLAELSALSVRTIQRIENGERASLETLSAIAAAFGVNVTALMEEDSEQAVSGESLAQRIEQARTQVGQESRFWRSLLLFVPVNALLFAINSLVNPQTRWFLWPLLIWGGVLAVRAARVFWLRDRWSRWEQERLQKILRKP, encoded by the coding sequence ATGAACACGATCAAATCACAGCGCCTCGCCCGCGCCTGGTCTCAGGAACAACTGGCTGAACTGTCTGCATTGAGCGTCAGAACCATCCAGCGAATCGAAAATGGGGAACGCGCCAGTCTGGAAACGCTCAGCGCCATTGCCGCCGCGTTTGGCGTTAACGTGACGGCGCTGATGGAGGAAGACAGCGAGCAGGCGGTGAGCGGCGAATCGCTGGCGCAGCGTATTGAGCAGGCCAGAACGCAGGTTGGGCAGGAGAGCCGTTTCTGGCGCAGCCTGCTGCTGTTTGTGCCGGTGAATGCGCTGTTGTTTGCTATCAATTCGTTGGTCAACCCGCAAACGCGCTGGTTCTTATGGCCGTTGCTGATTTGGGGCGGTGTGCTGGCGGTCCGGGCGGCGCGGGTTTTCTGGCTGCGCGATCGTTGGTCGCGCTGGGAACAGGAGCGGTTGCAGAAAATTCTGCGCAAGCCATAA
- the fieF gene encoding CDF family cation-efflux transporter FieF (FieF, a metal efflux transporter, is a member of the CDF (cation diffusion facilitator) family of transporters.): protein MNSHYARLVTTAAFLATATALSLFGMKMYAWWYTGSVSLLASLVDSLVDIAASLVNLLVVRYSLQPADTEHTFGHGKAEALAALAQSMFISGSALFLLLTGAQHLITPQPLQGPELGMWITIIALAATGLLVSFQRWVIRKTHSQAVRADMLHYQSDVLMNGAILLSLALSWKGINWADAVFALGIGVYILGSALRMAYEAIQVLLDRALPDEERQEIANLISSWPGVSGAHQLRTRRSGPTRFIQLHLEMADNLPLVESHQIADGLEQALLNRFPGSDVIIHQDPVSVVPQEQRGRWDL, encoded by the coding sequence ATGAATTCTCATTACGCACGTCTGGTGACGACAGCCGCTTTTTTGGCTACCGCCACGGCGTTATCGTTGTTTGGTATGAAGATGTACGCCTGGTGGTACACCGGTTCGGTTAGTTTGCTGGCGTCGCTGGTCGATTCGCTGGTGGATATCGCGGCGTCGCTGGTCAATCTGCTGGTGGTGCGTTACTCGCTGCAACCCGCTGATACGGAACATACGTTCGGGCATGGCAAAGCCGAGGCGCTGGCCGCGCTGGCGCAAAGCATGTTCATTTCCGGTTCGGCGCTGTTTTTGTTATTGACCGGCGCCCAGCATCTGATTACCCCACAGCCGTTGCAAGGGCCTGAACTGGGGATGTGGATAACGATCATTGCGCTGGCGGCGACAGGTCTGCTGGTCAGTTTCCAGCGTTGGGTAATCCGTAAGACTCACAGTCAGGCGGTGCGGGCGGATATGCTGCATTACCAGTCGGACGTCCTGATGAATGGCGCGATTTTGCTGTCGCTGGCGTTGAGCTGGAAGGGCATTAATTGGGCCGATGCGGTGTTCGCGCTGGGGATCGGCGTCTATATTTTAGGCAGCGCGTTGCGAATGGCGTATGAGGCTATTCAGGTGCTGCTGGACCGGGCCTTGCCGGACGAGGAGCGGCAGGAAATCGCTAATCTCATTTCTTCATGGCCGGGCGTCAGCGGCGCGCATCAGTTGCGGACCCGCCGTTCTGGCCCGACTCGCTTTATCCAGTTGCATCTTGAAATGGCGGATAACCTGCCGCTGGTGGAATCACATCAGATTGCGGACGGGCTGGAGCAGGCGTTGCTCAACCGTTTCCCTGGTTCAGACGTTATCATTCATCAGGATCCTGTCTCAGTGGTGCCGCAGGAGCAGCGTGGTCGCTGGGACCTGTAA
- the pfkA gene encoding 6-phosphofructokinase: MIKKIGVLTSGGDAPGMNAAIRGVVRAGLAENLDVYGIYDGYLGLYEDRMAQLDRYSVSDVINRGGTFLGSARFPAFREEAVRHVCVENMKKRGLDALVVIGGDGSYMGAKRLTEMGFPCIGLPGTIDNDVAGTDYTIGYFTALETVVEAIDRLRDTSSSHQRISIVEVMGRHCGDLTLAAAIAGGCEFIVLPEVDFKPEDLVEEIKAGIARGKKHAIVAITELVCDVGELAHYIEQETGRETRATVLGHIQRGGSPVAYDRILASRMGAYSIELLQQGYGGRCVGIQNEKLVHHDIIDAIENMKRPFKGDWLNTAKKLF, from the coding sequence ATGATTAAAAAAATCGGAGTACTGACGAGCGGTGGCGATGCGCCGGGAATGAATGCAGCCATTCGTGGCGTGGTGCGAGCAGGGTTAGCGGAAAACCTGGACGTATACGGCATCTATGATGGCTATCTGGGTTTGTACGAAGATCGCATGGCGCAGTTGGACCGCTATAGCGTGTCGGACGTGATCAACCGCGGCGGCACGTTCCTTGGGTCCGCTCGTTTTCCGGCGTTCCGCGAAGAAGCGGTGCGTCATGTGTGCGTGGAAAACATGAAAAAACGCGGTCTGGATGCGCTGGTGGTGATCGGCGGCGACGGTTCCTACATGGGGGCCAAACGCCTGACGGAAATGGGTTTTCCCTGTATCGGCTTGCCAGGCACCATTGATAATGACGTCGCCGGCACCGACTACACCATCGGTTATTTCACCGCGCTGGAAACCGTGGTGGAAGCGATTGACCGCCTGCGTGATACCTCTTCTTCGCACCAGCGTATTTCCATCGTGGAAGTGATGGGGCGTCATTGCGGCGACCTGACGCTGGCGGCGGCGATTGCCGGCGGCTGTGAATTCATCGTATTGCCGGAAGTGGATTTCAAACCGGAAGATTTGGTTGAAGAGATCAAAGCCGGTATCGCCAGAGGCAAAAAGCACGCCATTGTGGCTATTACCGAGCTGGTGTGCGATGTGGGCGAACTGGCGCACTACATTGAACAGGAAACCGGACGCGAAACCCGCGCCACCGTACTGGGCCACATCCAGCGCGGCGGGTCGCCGGTAGCGTACGACCGCATCCTTGCCTCCCGCATGGGCGCGTACTCCATCGAACTGTTGCAGCAGGGCTACGGCGGCCGCTGCGTCGGGATCCAGAATGAAAAACTGGTCCACCATGATATTATCGACGCCATTGAGAACATGAAGCGTCCGTTCAAAGGCGACTGGCTTAACACCGCCAAGAAGCTGTTCTGA
- the aguB gene encoding N-carbamoylputrescine amidase encodes MTKVTVAATQMACTWDLPKNIENAERLVRQAHAQGAQIILIQELFAAPYFCIDQSPEHYALAQELATSELIKHFSALAAELDVVLPLSFFERANNAYYNSLVMIDADGSVLDVYRKTHIPNGPAYQEKQFFIPGDTGFKVWQTRYAKVGVGICWDQWFPETARCLALKGAELIFYPTAIGSEPAYPDIDSQPHWTRVQQGHAAANLIPVIASNRIGTEASKYIDGLEMTFYGSSFIADQTGALVAQANKTDETVLVHAFSLDAIAAQRASWGLFRDRRPDMYGVIGTSDGKTWR; translated from the coding sequence ATGACAAAAGTTACCGTTGCCGCCACGCAGATGGCCTGCACCTGGGATTTGCCAAAAAATATCGAAAACGCCGAAAGGCTGGTGCGTCAGGCGCATGCTCAGGGAGCACAAATTATTCTGATTCAGGAACTGTTTGCCGCGCCTTATTTCTGCATCGACCAGAGCCCGGAGCATTATGCGCTGGCGCAGGAGCTGGCGACCAGCGAGCTTATCAAACACTTCTCCGCGCTGGCGGCCGAGCTGGACGTGGTGCTGCCGCTGAGCTTCTTCGAGCGCGCCAATAACGCCTACTACAACTCGCTGGTAATGATTGACGCCGACGGCAGCGTGCTGGATGTGTATCGCAAAACCCATATTCCGAACGGCCCGGCCTATCAGGAAAAACAGTTCTTTATTCCGGGCGATACCGGTTTCAAAGTGTGGCAGACCCGCTACGCCAAAGTGGGCGTGGGCATCTGCTGGGATCAATGGTTCCCGGAAACCGCCCGTTGCCTGGCGCTCAAAGGCGCCGAGCTGATTTTCTACCCGACCGCCATCGGTTCCGAACCGGCGTACCCGGACATCGACAGCCAGCCGCACTGGACCCGCGTACAGCAGGGCCATGCCGCCGCTAACCTGATTCCGGTGATCGCTTCCAACCGTATCGGCACCGAAGCCAGCAAATACATCGACGGTCTGGAAATGACCTTCTACGGTTCGTCGTTTATTGCCGATCAAACCGGCGCGCTGGTGGCGCAGGCCAACAAGACTGATGAAACGGTGCTGGTTCACGCGTTCTCTCTGGACGCCATCGCCGCGCAGCGCGCGTCCTGGGGCCTGTTCCGCGACCGCCGCCCGGACATGTACGGCGTCATCGGCACCTCTGACGGCAAGACCTGGAGATAA
- the aguA gene encoding agmatine deiminase, with product MSELTTPLQDGFSMPAEWAPHDAVWMLWPYRRDNWRLQGDAIPAQRTFAAVAAAIAQTTPVIMGVPRDQMALAKSVMPAGVTLVEMESDDAWMRDTGPTVVLNDAGERRGVDWQFNAWGGALGGLYEDWRRDENVAAQVLAYHGDARYAAPLILEGGSIHTDGEGTLLTTAECLLNRNRNPYLNKAQIEQLLRDYLGVTAFIWLEEGVYNDETDGHIDNMCCFVRPGEVALHWTDDETDPQYARSQAAYQVLSQAKDAKGRALKIWKLPVPGPLYATPEEAAGVTDGNAVERNAGSRLAGSYVNFLISNQQIIYPLLDERTDAKAHALLQQMFPNYLISGVPAREILLGGGNIHCITQQIPAKSV from the coding sequence ATGTCTGAACTGACCACGCCGTTGCAGGACGGTTTCTCCATGCCGGCGGAATGGGCGCCGCACGACGCCGTATGGATGTTGTGGCCGTATCGCCGCGACAACTGGCGTTTGCAGGGGGATGCCATTCCCGCTCAGCGCACCTTTGCCGCCGTCGCCGCCGCCATTGCGCAGACCACGCCGGTCATCATGGGCGTGCCGCGCGACCAGATGGCGCTCGCCAAAAGCGTCATGCCGGCCGGCGTCACGCTGGTGGAGATGGAAAGCGACGACGCCTGGATGCGCGACACCGGGCCAACCGTGGTGCTGAACGATGCCGGCGAACGCCGTGGCGTCGACTGGCAGTTCAACGCCTGGGGCGGCGCACTGGGCGGACTGTACGAAGACTGGCGTCGTGACGAAAACGTGGCGGCGCAGGTGCTGGCGTATCACGGCGATGCGCGCTACGCCGCCCCGCTGATTCTGGAAGGCGGCTCCATCCACACCGATGGCGAAGGTACGCTGCTGACCACCGCCGAGTGCCTGCTGAACCGGAACCGCAATCCGTACCTGAACAAGGCGCAGATTGAACAACTGCTGCGGGATTATCTCGGCGTCACCGCCTTTATCTGGCTGGAAGAGGGCGTGTATAACGACGAAACCGACGGCCACATCGATAACATGTGCTGTTTTGTGCGCCCCGGCGAAGTGGCGCTGCACTGGACCGACGATGAAACCGACCCGCAGTACGCCCGTTCTCAGGCGGCTTATCAGGTGCTGTCGCAGGCGAAAGATGCCAAAGGCCGGGCGCTGAAAATCTGGAAACTGCCGGTGCCGGGTCCGCTGTACGCTACGCCGGAAGAAGCGGCAGGGGTGACCGACGGCAACGCCGTCGAACGTAATGCCGGGTCGCGGCTGGCGGGGTCGTACGTCAATTTCCTGATCAGTAACCAGCAGATCATTTACCCGCTGCTGGATGAACGCACCGACGCAAAGGCGCATGCGCTGTTGCAGCAGATGTTCCCCAACTACCTGATAAGCGGCGTGCCGGCCCGCGAGATCCTGCTGGGCGGCGGCAATATCCACTGTATTACGCAGCAAATTCCGGCGAAATCAGTGTAA
- the phoA gene encoding alkaline phosphatase, producing MTMTRKALIRKILISKNLIRKTLLSSLMMTLITGSALAASADYHRQAQGDITQPGGARRLSADQTEMLKASLNAKTAKNVILLIGDGMGDSEITAARNYALGAGGFFKGIDALPLTGQYTHYSLDKKTRKPDYVTDSAASATAWSSGVKTYNGALGVDVDSKDHKTLIEIAKAAGKATGNVSTAELEDATPAAMVSHVTSRKCYGPEKTSQQCPTNALENGGRGSIAEQLLVTRADVTLGGGAATFKEIAKAGKYQGKSLKEQAEALGYHLVADLDGMNAVTAASQGKPVLGLFADGNMPVRWQGPKASYHGNLDKPVVTCEPNAQRGAGVPTLSQMTDKAIQLLSNNKNGFFLQVEGASIDKQDHAANPCGQFGETVDLDEAVQKALEFARRDGNTLVIVTADHAHSSQIVENGAKAPGLTQALNTKDDAVMTISYGNSEEESQGHTGTQLRIAAYGPHAANVVGLTDQTDLFYTMKNAMGLK from the coding sequence ATGACCATGACCCGTAAGGCTTTGATCCGAAAAATTTTGATCAGCAAAAACCTGATCCGCAAAACCCTGCTTTCTTCTCTGATGATGACGCTTATCACCGGCAGCGCGCTGGCCGCCAGCGCCGATTACCACCGTCAGGCGCAGGGCGACATCACCCAGCCCGGCGGCGCGCGCCGCCTCAGCGCCGATCAGACCGAGATGCTGAAAGCCTCGCTCAACGCGAAAACCGCCAAAAACGTGATTCTGCTGATTGGCGACGGCATGGGCGATTCTGAAATCACCGCCGCGCGCAACTACGCGCTGGGCGCGGGCGGTTTCTTCAAGGGCATCGACGCGCTGCCGCTGACCGGCCAGTACACCCACTATTCGCTGGACAAGAAAACCCGTAAACCGGATTACGTCACCGACTCCGCCGCATCGGCCACCGCCTGGTCCAGCGGCGTTAAAACCTACAACGGCGCGCTGGGCGTGGATGTGGACAGCAAAGATCATAAAACGCTGATTGAAATCGCCAAAGCGGCGGGCAAAGCCACCGGCAACGTTTCCACCGCTGAACTGGAAGATGCCACGCCGGCCGCGATGGTGTCGCACGTCACTTCCCGCAAGTGCTACGGCCCGGAAAAAACCAGCCAGCAGTGCCCGACCAACGCGCTGGAAAACGGCGGCCGCGGCTCCATCGCCGAACAATTGCTGGTTACCCGCGCCGATGTCACGCTGGGCGGCGGCGCGGCCACCTTCAAAGAAATCGCCAAAGCCGGTAAATATCAGGGTAAAAGCCTGAAAGAACAGGCGGAAGCGCTGGGCTACCACCTCGTGGCCGATCTGGACGGCATGAATGCCGTTACCGCCGCCAGCCAGGGCAAGCCGGTGCTGGGCCTGTTCGCCGACGGTAACATGCCGGTGCGCTGGCAGGGACCGAAAGCCAGCTACCACGGCAACCTCGATAAACCGGTAGTGACCTGCGAACCCAACGCCCAGCGCGGTGCCGGCGTACCGACACTGTCGCAGATGACCGATAAAGCCATCCAGCTGTTGAGCAACAACAAAAACGGTTTCTTCCTGCAAGTGGAAGGCGCCTCTATCGACAAGCAGGACCACGCCGCCAACCCGTGCGGTCAGTTCGGTGAAACGGTGGATCTGGACGAAGCGGTGCAGAAAGCGCTGGAATTCGCCCGTCGCGACGGCAACACGCTGGTGATCGTCACCGCCGACCACGCCCACTCCAGCCAGATAGTCGAAAACGGCGCTAAAGCACCGGGCCTGACGCAGGCGCTGAACACCAAAGATGACGCGGTGATGACCATCAGCTACGGCAACTCGGAAGAGGAGTCGCAAGGCCACACCGGCACCCAGTTGCGCATCGCCGCCTACGGTCCGCACGCCGCCAACGTGGTGGGCCTGACCGACCAGACCGACCTGTTCTACACCATGAAAAACGCGATGGGACTGAAGTAA
- the tpiA gene encoding triose-phosphate isomerase encodes MRHPLVMGNWKLNGSTSMVHELIAGLRNELSAVTGCGVAIAPPALYLDQAKHLLAGSRIALGAQDVDVNLAGAFTGETSAAMLKDIGAKYIIIGHSERRTYHHESDEFIAKKFAVLKETGLIPVLCIGETEAENEAGQTEAVCARQLDAVLNTLGAKAFENTVIAYEPVWAIGTGKSATPAQAQAVHKFIRNHIAKQDAAVAEQVIIQYGGSVNAANAAELFTQPDIDGALVGGASLKADAFAVIVKAAAEAKGLA; translated from the coding sequence ATGCGACACCCCTTAGTCATGGGCAACTGGAAGCTGAACGGCAGCACCAGCATGGTTCACGAACTGATTGCCGGCCTGCGCAACGAACTGAGCGCCGTTACCGGTTGCGGCGTGGCCATCGCGCCGCCGGCGCTTTATCTGGATCAAGCTAAACACCTGTTGGCAGGCAGCCGTATTGCACTGGGTGCCCAGGACGTGGACGTCAACCTTGCCGGCGCCTTCACCGGTGAAACCTCCGCCGCCATGCTGAAAGACATCGGCGCCAAATACATCATCATCGGCCACTCCGAACGCCGTACTTATCACCACGAAAGCGACGAGTTCATCGCCAAAAAATTCGCCGTGCTGAAAGAAACCGGCCTGATTCCGGTATTGTGCATCGGTGAAACCGAAGCCGAAAACGAAGCCGGCCAGACCGAAGCCGTCTGCGCGCGTCAGTTGGATGCCGTGCTGAACACGCTGGGCGCGAAAGCGTTCGAAAACACCGTGATTGCCTACGAGCCGGTCTGGGCTATCGGCACCGGCAAATCCGCCACCCCGGCGCAGGCGCAGGCGGTGCATAAATTCATCCGCAACCACATCGCCAAACAGGATGCGGCGGTAGCCGAGCAGGTGATCATTCAGTACGGCGGGTCGGTCAATGCCGCCAACGCCGCTGAGCTTTTCACCCAGCCGGACATCGACGGCGCGCTGGTTGGCGGCGCCTCGCTGAAAGCCGACGCGTTTGCGGTCATCGTCAAAGCGGCCGCCGAAGCCAAAGGCCTGGCCTGA
- a CDS encoding DUF1454 family protein — protein sequence MKNALLIVCCLSAGLLCTPFARSDGLFQQKPPTAAPYLLSGSPTFDMNIVQFRTRYNLSNPSLPISEYRVVDTGDDSPNLTRAASRINDHLYSSTALEKGTGKIKTMQITWLPKPKDTDQSGRRKQAIGYMAALVRTFMPSLTNEQSLKKIETLLEKGKGQRFYQQTEGALRYVVADHGEKGLTFAVEPIKLTLSDS from the coding sequence ATGAAAAATGCCCTGTTGATTGTTTGTTGCCTGTCTGCCGGCCTACTCTGCACCCCGTTTGCCAGGAGTGACGGCCTGTTCCAGCAAAAACCCCCGACCGCCGCCCCTTATCTGCTGTCGGGTTCTCCCACGTTCGACATGAACATCGTACAGTTTCGTACCCGCTATAACCTGAGCAACCCGTCGTTGCCGATTAGCGAATACCGGGTGGTCGATACCGGTGATGACTCGCCCAATCTGACCCGCGCCGCCAGCCGTATCAACGATCATCTGTATTCTTCCACCGCGCTGGAAAAAGGCACCGGTAAGATCAAAACCATGCAGATTACCTGGCTGCCCAAACCGAAAGACACCGACCAAAGCGGACGACGCAAACAGGCTATCGGCTACATGGCGGCGCTGGTGCGTACGTTTATGCCGTCGTTAACCAACGAGCAAAGCCTGAAAAAGATCGAAACGTTGCTGGAAAAAGGCAAAGGACAACGCTTTTACCAGCAAACGGAGGGAGCGTTGCGCTACGTGGTGGCGGATCATGGCGAAAAGGGGCTAACTTTCGCTGTTGAACCGATTAAGCTAACGCTATCTGATTCGTGA
- a CDS encoding DUF805 domain-containing protein — protein sequence MTIQQGCFSFRGRIGRRDFWLGMVIVLALMVGLFMLAGTGWLETQKAAFVLVVLMWPLAAMLVKRLHDRNKSGWWALLLVVAWMLGNGNWSMLPVLGQWGVGRFLPTLITVMMLLDCGAFVGTAGVNRFGPAAEPLRLRTP from the coding sequence ATGACGATACAACAAGGGTGTTTTTCGTTTCGCGGCCGTATTGGCCGCCGGGATTTCTGGTTAGGGATGGTGATCGTGCTGGCGCTGATGGTGGGGTTGTTCATGTTGGCCGGCACCGGCTGGCTGGAAACCCAGAAAGCGGCGTTCGTGCTGGTGGTGTTGATGTGGCCGCTGGCGGCGATGCTGGTTAAGCGGCTGCATGACCGTAACAAAAGCGGTTGGTGGGCGTTGTTGCTGGTGGTGGCCTGGATGTTGGGCAACGGCAACTGGTCGATGCTGCCGGTGCTCGGTCAGTGGGGGGTGGGGCGTTTTCTGCCGACGTTGATTACCGTGATGATGCTGCTGGATTGCGGCGCGTTCGTCGGTACGGCGGGCGTAAACCGTTTTGGGCCGGCGGCAGAGCCGTTGCGGCTCCGCACGCCCTGA